The Thiomicrorhabdus aquaedulcis sequence TAAAAGGCGGTGTCGCTCTATCTACAGCCGAACTGCTACCAGCAATAAACTCCATCATCGTAGCGTTAGTTCTTGGGCTTACCATTCCCCTAATTGCCTTTGTGTGGCTGGCCAAGGTTGCCAAATTTAATATATTCGACTCTGCCGCAATATCAGCTCACTACGGATCGGTAAGTGCTGGAACATTTTTAGTAGCCATCGCCTTTTTAGATTCAATGAAAATAAGCTACGAAAGCTACCCGTTAATCATGTTGGCGATTATGGAATCACCTGCCATTATTATTGGGCTGCTACTAGCAAGTTATGCGCGCAAAACAACAAAACAAAAGAATCCACAAATTGATTGTGACGATGACGAAAATCGTGTTCAAATTTTGGCAGCGTTCTGCACGAAGCCTTTACCAACGGCAGTGTCATCTTGCTTTTAGGTGCCATGTTTATTGCATTTATAGTGCCTAAAGAAAACTTAGAACCCATTCTGCCTTTTTACACGCTTATGTTTATGGGCGCACTGTCATTATTTTTACTAGAAATGGGCATGGAAGCTGCCAAACGAATTGGTGAATTCAAAAACTCTGGGCTGATATTAGTATCTTTTGGTATGCTCATGCCACTTATTGGATCAATAATTGGTATGATATTAGGCTACTACTGGCTAAACTTTAGCACTGGAGGCGTGTTTTTAGTAATGGTTTTAGCGGCGTCAGCATCGTACATTGCTGTACCCCCTGCGATGCGAATGGCAATTCCTGAAGCAAACCCCTCTTATTATCTAACCTTAACGCTGGGTGTTACGTTTCCGTTCAATGTAATTATTGGATTACCCGTTTATTATTATTTAGCACAGCTTATTACACAATAACGTAGACAAAAAGGGTTTTTATGATTAAAAAAATGAAACAAATCAACGTGATTGCCAATAACACTCTGGAATCACGTTTGATTAGCATGGCCAGCAAAAATGGCGTTAATGGTTACACCAGCATGCAAGCTCAAGGCAGTGGCTTAAGTGGCTTACAATCCGGCATTTCGGATGGTGACAGTAATATATTTTTTTTATTTATCCTTACTGATGCGCAAGCAGAAACCTTTTTGGTTGATCTTAAAAAAGTTATTGATAAAGGGCATCGCCTAAAAGTCTTAATAACTGACATTGAGATATTGCTTTAAATGTAAAGACACACACTCTTTGATAATTGATTTACGCTAAACACACTCGATGTATCCTGCACCAATCCAAAGCAGAATAATCCTTTACCTTGGCAAAAACTTAGTCAATACCGTAGCAAAAGAGTATTTTAGGAAAAAGTAGGGTAATTACACTCATCTTGCACTTCTTACACTGGTCAACATTTTGGTGTAACAGTCTTTAAAGGTAAAAGCCAGCTACTTTAATTTATGGAAAAAAATCCATGTCCGAACTCAACACAACCACCAGTGACGTAAACCCCCATCAACAAGGTTCCGCAGCTTTTCAAAGAAAGTACCTTTCGCGTGACATTCAGGCTGGAATTATCACTGGCTCAATGGCAATACCACTTTCAATAGGCATTGCCATGATGTCGGACTATCCTATTAAAGTAGGGTTGGCTACCGTTGCCTTTGCCAGTTTTATAGCTTGGATTAATGCATGGTTTAGACCCGGAAACTTTATAGGCAGCCCTGGTATAGCCGCCGGACTTGCCCCAATACTTGCATTGGGTGTTGCAACATTTGGCATAGAAAACATGGCGTTTGTTATTTTTATGACAGCCATTATGCAGGGCCTAATATGGCGATTTAACTTGCAGCGTTATATTTTACTGGTAGTACCCACCTATCTTGTAGAAGGATTACTGGCCGGAATCGGCTTAAAAATAGCCCTAAAATTCTTTGCTTTCACCTACGAATTACCGGCTGATTTAGTTGCAGACCTATCCTCTACCCAAGCTTTTTGGTCAAGTGAGCGCATGCAAATAATATTACTTTCTAGCGTATTTTTTGGATTGTTTATTTACTTATTTAACAAATTTCAAGCCACCAGGCCTGCTATACCCTACTTTGTTATTATCATTTTAGGCGTCGTCGTGGCGCAGTTTATGCCTGTTGCCATGATTGAGGTCGAAGACGTTGATTTAGCCTTAGCTTTTCCAATTCCCACTTTTGATAATGGATGGCTACTTGCTTACGCCTTTGGTTTTGCTGTAATGCTCGCCGTCATAGACGTTATAGAACAAGTAATGAGCAACGCGGCCATACAAAAAATTGACCCATTACAAAGAAAATGTAACAGCAATAATAGTTTGCTTGCGATCTGGATTTCTAACTTAGGCGCAAGTTTCTTTGGGGGAATGACTAACTTAGATGGACTCGCAAAAAGCACCACCAATAAACTCGCAGGCGCTTACACTAAGTTTTCGGTGCTGGTGGTTGGTTTAGTTGTTACGTTCTTTGTTGTGTACTCAGAACACTTAGAGTTTTTGCCTAAATTTGCACTCGCGGTCATTATGATTTTTACAGGCTGGAAAATGATTATGGGTCTAATGCATGTTGTGCATCATGGTCGTTATGCCTTAATGCTGGCTATTTTGTGCGGGGCTTTAGTGTACAACGTAGGAATTTTTGAAGGCTTATTAATTGCTTTGGCTGTTCATGGATTTATACACTACTTAATATACCGCGCTGTTGAGAAGATGCCCAGAATGGCTATCATCAAAAAGTACTTAAACTCTTTTTCTGATAAAGGTGCCACTTACTAACCAAATAATTAACGGGTTATGGCTAGTTTTAAATCTTATTTTAAAATTAGCTAAACTCAAACTTGGTAACGCTAATTTGGTAAACCCATTTTTATAGTGCTGTCATTTTAAAAAAATTTACTGCACAGTTTTAAGCGTAACTTTAAACCTTATAATTAAACCGAAAATTAAAAAATCGCACATTATTTAACTTTAGAATTATATTCGTACTGTATAAAACTTTTAATAATGTCGGCTTGTATGGGTTTATGCATCACAATAACGTCCGAAGGTAATCTACTTCTTTCTATCGCTTCTGGCTCTTTTCCGGTCACCACTACAATCGTTGCCTGAAAATCAACATTTAAACTACGAATACTGTTTAGCATTGTGTAACCGTCCATTTGCGGCATCATCAAATCGGCAAAAATCATCTCTGGTCGTTTAGCACCTACCATTAATAATCCCTCGTACCCATTTTTTGCACACACCACTTCAATGTTTAAATGCAAACTTTCAACTATTTTTTGCAAAAGTAGCTGAGTCGACGTGTCATCATCAACAATTAAAATAGTCATATCGGCGTCAAGCGGTTGTTTTTCGGCTAAATCGCTGCCACCTGATAACGCTATTTGATCTCTTGATAAATTTTTAACGTACTCTAAAACCGACGACCTTAATAAACGACGGTGACCACCCGGGGTTTTCCAAATTTTTAAGGTGCCTTCATCAGCCAACCTTTTAACAATGGTTTTAGAAACCCCAATTAAATCACAGGCCTCAGTCGTTGTAATGTATTGCGAAAGTAAATTCATAATTAACCATTTGATATAAACATGAGCGTTATTGTTTTGTTGTACTCATTACATTGTCTTAAGAAAGAGACATGCTCTAACTAAAATCAACAAAACAATTAACCTTAGACACGCTAATAGCCTTCTTGCACAAGCACTCCTAAACGGCTAATAGCAAGTTACAAGCAATCCAATATGCGTAACGAGCCATTATACGCAATAACTTATTACTTTGTTAGCGCCAGGTGCATCCGCAGACTAACCTTTGTACAAACAGCAGACAATATTTTTACAATAACTAACGGTGCTCTGTAAAACAGTGTCGCAGGCAATTGGTAGGCGGTTATGGTGATGGTTTTACATGAGCTGTCGTAAATTTTTGTTCTATATTTTTTTATATACAGTCTTAACAGGTCTTTGCACGAGTGGTTTTTCGTTCAAAAAAAATGGTTTAAATTTAACGGCTTTTCGTGTTAAAACTTGCTAATGAATAGATACGTTATAGCCTCTAATTTGTGCAAATTATCGTTAAGGTTTTTTAAAAAAAATATATATTAATTTAAGTGTTTTTTCATAAAAGCGCAATTACCGTTTGGTCTATATACGTGCTATTATGCGTTTTGAGTTAAAAATTCTTTTTATTCAGTTTTTATACTTTAATTTAATAATCTTTTACTGCGCTTGCAGGGTTTGCACTTTGTCAGAGTTATATCATTAAGAGTTAACGCTTTCAGAACGCACTTGGAATCTTAAAGCAAATCACTGAATGTGGCACCGCAAGCTGTTAATGTATTTATTTACATATTCATTGGCTTAACGTTGTTCTTAGTGAGTTTTTGCGATGAAACACCACAACATATGCTTAGGTCTACTGCGATATTCCATAAAGTATTAAGCAGACTTAACACTTAACACGGTAATTTAGTTTTAACCCTTAATCATATTGCTAAGGGTTAAAAAATCAATTTAAACAATTTTTAGTACGGAAAATTCACTTATGAAAGACAGCTTACATAACACTAACGCCACCGCGCTTGAACACTTAAGTATACTAATCGTAGAGGACGATGCCGTTAGCCTTAAGCTGGAGGTGAGCCTTGCTTCAATTACATTTGGTGAAGTTGTAACGGCTGAGAATGGACAAATTGGCTTGATGAAATATTTAGAGTTTTATAACCAACATGGCTATTACCCTGATGTTGTTATAGCAGACTTAGAAATGCCCGTTAAAAATGGATTTGAACTTATAGCCGCCATAAAGTCCTACAATTCAAAACAATACACCATTGTTGTATCTGGCAATAATGAAAAAGAAGGCCTTATTAGATTGATTGATCTTGGCGTAAATAAGTTTTTATTTAAACCTATTAATCCTCAACTTTTTATCAAAACCGCCAACGACGCTTTCAGCACAGTTCAAGACACAAAAAAATATGACATTGAAAAGATGTCGTTACAAGAGAGTGAATTTCGCTTCAACCTTGCGGTTGAAGGGAAAGGTGACGGCTTATGGGACTGGAATTTAACCACCAATAGTGTTTATTTTTCTTCGGCATGGAAAGAAATGCTCGGCTTCACAGAAAATGAAATTAAAGACTCTCTTGATGAATGGAAATCTAGAGTCCACCCCGATCAACTTGAACAAATATATCAAGATATCCAAGCACACCTTGAAGGCAAAACAAAATACTACGAAAATGAACATCAAATGCTCTGTAAAGATGGCAAATATAAATGGATTCTCGATCGCGGCGTAGTGGTAGAACGCGACTTAGAGGGCAAGCCGATACGACTGATTGGTACTCACACAGATATTTCTGCAAGAAAGGATTTTGAACTCGCATTACGAGAGCAAAAAAAAGAATTAGAAACTATATTTAACATCAATGTTGATGGATTGGCCATTTTAGACTTAAACCTTCAGTTTCTAAAAACCAATCAATCCTACCGCACTATCCTGGGATATACAGAGCATGAGCTGGACAAGCTCACCTGTAGAAACCTAACTGCGCCAGCCGATCAAGAGCGTATTGAAATACTGCTTCAAGAAGTACTAGAACAAGGGTACGTTGAGAATTTTGACAAAATGTGTGTCACTAAAGATCAACGTACTATTACTGTCAATATCTCAATGGCGCTTATGCCTGATGGTAACTGTTTCTTAATTTCGGCTCGAGATATCACTCAGCTTAAGCATCAAGAAATGGTTATTAATGAATACCTATCTATTATTGATAAAAATATCATTTTGTTTTCAACAGACGCTAATTCGCTGATTACCGAGATATCGTCTAGCTTTATAAATAGACTGTGTTTAAATCCTGCTGACATTATTGGTCAACATTTTGATGACATTATTTCTGAGGCAATACCTCCAATATCCATTGATAAAGTCACTCAAAAAAACAAAAGGTGGGGCGGTGATTTAAAACTTAGTACCCAAGATAAAAAAGAGTTTTGGCTAAACGCCATGGCCGTACCAAGAATTTTAAACTCCGAAAATATAGGATTAACTTTTATCTGTCATGACATTTCGGACAAAAAGGAATTAGAAGTACTTTCTATAACAGACCCTTTGACAAAACTATTTAATAGAAGGCACTTTGAGAGTCAGTTTGCTAAGGTGTCACGTTCCGTAAGCAGAAACAAAAACATCTTGTCATTTTTGATGTTAGATCTTGATAATTTTAAAAAGTTTAATGATTTTTATGGTCATCAAGCTGGTGATCAGGCATTGATTGAACTGTCTAAATGTTTATCCAACTTATTTCAAAGAGCAGAAGATT is a genomic window containing:
- a CDS encoding sodium-dependent bicarbonate transport family permease, with the protein product MSSLLIPAVLFFALGFFAKVIKSDLKFPPEMGKVLAAFLLIGIGIKGGVALSTAELLPAINSIIVALVLGLTIPLIAFVWLAKVAKFNIFDSAAISAHYGSVSAGTFLVAIAFLDSMKISYESYPLIMLAIMESPAIIIGLLLASYARKTTKQKNPQIDCDDDENRVQILAAFCTKPLPTAVSSCF
- a CDS encoding sodium-dependent bicarbonate transport family permease, which gives rise to MLLGAMFIAFIVPKENLEPILPFYTLMFMGALSLFLLEMGMEAAKRIGEFKNSGLILVSFGMLMPLIGSIIGMILGYYWLNFSTGGVFLVMVLAASASYIAVPPAMRMAIPEANPSYYLTLTLGVTFPFNVIIGLPVYYYLAQLITQ
- a CDS encoding P-II family nitrogen regulator, whose product is MKQINVIANNTLESRLISMASKNGVNGYTSMQAQGSGLSGLQSGISDGDSNIFFLFILTDAQAETFLVDLKKVIDKGHRLKVLITDIEILL
- a CDS encoding SulP family inorganic anion transporter — its product is MSELNTTTSDVNPHQQGSAAFQRKYLSRDIQAGIITGSMAIPLSIGIAMMSDYPIKVGLATVAFASFIAWINAWFRPGNFIGSPGIAAGLAPILALGVATFGIENMAFVIFMTAIMQGLIWRFNLQRYILLVVPTYLVEGLLAGIGLKIALKFFAFTYELPADLVADLSSTQAFWSSERMQIILLSSVFFGLFIYLFNKFQATRPAIPYFVIIILGVVVAQFMPVAMIEVEDVDLALAFPIPTFDNGWLLAYAFGFAVMLAVIDVIEQVMSNAAIQKIDPLQRKCNSNNSLLAIWISNLGASFFGGMTNLDGLAKSTTNKLAGAYTKFSVLVVGLVVTFFVVYSEHLEFLPKFALAVIMIFTGWKMIMGLMHVVHHGRYALMLAILCGALVYNVGIFEGLLIALAVHGFIHYLIYRAVEKMPRMAIIKKYLNSFSDKGATY
- a CDS encoding response regulator — translated: MNLLSQYITTTEACDLIGVSKTIVKRLADEGTLKIWKTPGGHRRLLRSSVLEYVKNLSRDQIALSGGSDLAEKQPLDADMTILIVDDDTSTQLLLQKIVESLHLNIEVVCAKNGYEGLLMVGAKRPEMIFADLMMPQMDGYTMLNSIRSLNVDFQATIVVVTGKEPEAIERSRLPSDVIVMHKPIQADIIKSFIQYEYNSKVK
- a CDS encoding diguanylate cyclase, producing MKDSLHNTNATALEHLSILIVEDDAVSLKLEVSLASITFGEVVTAENGQIGLMKYLEFYNQHGYYPDVVIADLEMPVKNGFELIAAIKSYNSKQYTIVVSGNNEKEGLIRLIDLGVNKFLFKPINPQLFIKTANDAFSTVQDTKKYDIEKMSLQESEFRFNLAVEGKGDGLWDWNLTTNSVYFSSAWKEMLGFTENEIKDSLDEWKSRVHPDQLEQIYQDIQAHLEGKTKYYENEHQMLCKDGKYKWILDRGVVVERDLEGKPIRLIGTHTDISARKDFELALREQKKELETIFNINVDGLAILDLNLQFLKTNQSYRTILGYTEHELDKLTCRNLTAPADQERIEILLQEVLEQGYVENFDKMCVTKDQRTITVNISMALMPDGNCFLISARDITQLKHQEMVINEYLSIIDKNIILFSTDANSLITEISSSFINRLCLNPADIIGQHFDDIISEAIPPISIDKVTQKNKRWGGDLKLSTQDKKEFWLNAMAVPRILNSENIGLTFICHDISDKKELEVLSITDPLTKLFNRRHFESQFAKVSRSVSRNKNILSFLMLDLDNFKKFNDFYGHQAGDQALIELSKCLSNLFQRAEDSCFRIGGEEFVVLYKADDIQSSIEYAKVVLHAIEALKIEHLENQPYGHLTSSMGLLLIDNSLQSNDLKEVYKEADKLLYQAKNNGRNQVCFKVFSEPVNNFV